CCGTGCACCGGGTCAGCGTGCTGCTCGCGCTGCCCACGGCGACCGGCGGCCCCGTCCGGTTCGGGGCCGTCGCCGCCCCCTTCGTCGCGGTCACCGGTCTCGACGGCGCCGAGATCGCCAGCTTCACCCTCACGGGCCTCGACGCCGAATCAGCCGTCGTGGCCCTGGAGCTCTATCGCAGACAGGACGCCTGGAAGGTCCGCGCGGTCGGCCAGGGGTACGCGGGCGGCCTCGCCGAACTGCTCGGCGACCAGGGCCTTCCCGAGGCCCGGCAACTCGCCGGGACCATCAACGAAGCGGTGGCCCAGGGCGTCGCCCGTTCGGTCGCGGCACCCCCGCCCCGCACACCCGACGGCGACCGTTCCCGGCAGGCGGCCACCTCGGCCCCGAGCCCCGACCAGCCACGCACGGGTCCTGGAGCGCAGGGCGCGCCCGGCGGCACGACTTCGCCCCAGTCCCCGTACGACCTCGCCGGCCCCGGGAGCGCCACCCCGGCCCCGACGGGATATCCGGGCGGCTCCGCGCAGCCCGACCCCTCCGCCGTCACCCAGCCGTCCTCGCCGGCCGGCGGCCCGATCGACTACAGCCACCCCGGCCGCCGGACCTCCGCTCCGCCACCGCCCCCGCCGACCGCGCCGCCCGCCGAGCCGGGCCGGCCGGCCCAACCCGTCGCGGGTGACGCGACCGGCTGGTCCATGGACGAGCGCCTGTACAACCAGGTGTGGGGCATGTTCGAGGACCTGGCGCGGGCCGTCGCCGCGTACCGCAGTGCTGTGGACTTCGCCGACTCGCGCATGGAGAAGGAGCTCGACCACGCCCTGTCCGACCCGCGCAGCCGGATCGGCGGCCAGGGTGACGCCGCCCGCGAGGCCGCCCGCGCCAAGCACGCGGATCTCGTCGACCAGGCCCGCGTGGCCCTGGACCGGGACCTCGCCCAGCTGACCGCGGAGGCGGAGGTCGTGGAGCCCGCGCTGCCCACGGCCTACGCGAGCTGGGACAACCCGGTCTGGCACGGCTACCGGCCGCCCATGGAGATCCCGATGGCGGTCCGCCTCGGTGACCTCTCCCTGCCCGAGAGCGGCACCCTGAGCATTCCGATGCTGATGCGGCTGCCGCTGGAGCGCGGACTCTGGATCGACAGCGGTCGCGCCGCGCTCGACGGCACGCTCGCCGACTCCGACCAACTGCGCCGCCTCGCCATGGACACGGCGGTGGCGCACGCGGCCCGGCTGCTCGCGGTCTATCCCGCGAGCGAGTTCACGGTTCATGTCATCGACGCGGCCGGCGCAGGAGCGTCCTCGCTCGCCCCGCTCGTTCGGTCCGGGGTGCTCGCGGGTCCACCGGCGGTCGGTGCCGCAGGCGTCACGGACGTACTGGCCCGGCTCACCCAGCGCGTCGACCTGGTCCAGATGGCGTTGCGCGGGGGAGCGGCCGACTCGCTGCCGCCGGGCCTCGACACCGCCGAGCAATTGCTGATCGTCAACGACTTCCCGCACGGCTTCGACGACCGCGCTGTGACCCAGCTCCGCTACCTGGCGGACGAGGGCCCGTCCGTGGGCGTCCATCTGATGATGGTGGCCGACCGGGAGGACGCGGCCGCCTACGGGCCGCTGCTCGACCCGTTGTGGCGGGCGCTGCTGCGGATCACCCCGGTGCCGGACGACCATCTCGCCGACCCCTGGGTCGGGCACGCGTGGACGTTCGAGCCCTCACTGATGCCCGCCGGCAGCCAGGTGCTGGAGCGCGTCCTCGCGCAGGTGGCCTCGGCCCGCCGCCCCTGGGACCGCTGACCCGCATCACCCCTCCAAAGCCTTTTACCAAGCATCAGTAAAGGTCTCTGACCTGCACACTTGGTCTTTCTTTTACTCAGCCCTTTACCTTTCCTTGGTGATTCGGGTACTGTCTTTCCATACGGAGGGGAGTACTCCCTACCTGCTGCGGCGTACCCGTCAATACGGATCAGGCCAGATCCCGGGGCGTCGGCCCGCAGGCTCCGGGCGCACCCAGCGTCCCGGCGGCCTCGGGTGGAAGAGACCTCCGGTAGCGACGACGCTGAAATCTGCCGTTACGTACTGCCGGAGGCGCAGTGAATGTTTCCCTGACCCTGTGGGTCCTGACCATCGTCGGGCTTGCCGCACTCATCGCGGTCGACTTCTTCATCGGTCGAAAGCCGCACGACGTATCGATCAAGGAAGCCGGTATCTGGACGGTCGTCTGGATCGCCCTCGCCGGGCTGTTCGGACTCGGCCTGCTCCTTTTCTCCGGAGGCCAGCCCGCCGGAGAGTTCTTCGCCGGCTTCATCACCGAGAAGTCGCTGAGCGTCGACAACCTCTTCGTCTTCGTCCTGATCATGGCCAAGTTCGCCGTGCCCTCGAAGTACCAGCAGCGGGTGCTCCTCGTCGGTGTCCTCATAGCCCTGGTCCTGCGCACGATCTTCATCGCCGCGGGCGCCGCGATCATCGCCAACTTCGCGTGGGTCTTCTACATCTTCGGTGCCTTCCTCATCTACACCGCCTGGAAGCTGATCCAGGAGGCGAGGGCGGACGAGGAGGACGAGGAGTTCGAGGAGAACAAGCTGCTCAAGGCGGCCGAGCGCCGCTTCGGTGTCGCCGACCGCTACCACGGCACCAAGCTGTGGATCCGGGAGAACGGCAAGCGTGTCATGACGCCGATGCTGGTCGTCATGCTGGCGATCGGCACCACCGACGTCCTCTTCGCGCTCGACTCGATCCCCGCGATCTTCGGCCTGACCCAGGACCCGTACATCGTCTTCACGGCCAACGCGTTCGCGCTGATGGGTCTGCGGCAGCTGTACTTCCTCATCGGCGGCCTGCTCAAGAAGCTGGTCCACCTGAGCTACGGCCTGTCGGTCATCCTCGGATTCATCGGCATCAAGCTGGTCCTGCACGCGCTGCACGAGTCCGGCGTCCATGTCCCCGAGATCTCCATCCCGGTCTCCCTCGGCGTGATCTGCGCCGTCCTCGTGGTCACCACGATCACCAGCCTGATCGCGACCAAGAAGCAGGCGCGCGAGGAGGCCGAGCAGACGGAGAAGGACAGCATCGACGTCTGACCCGGCCGACCGACCGACCGCAGGAACCACCAGATCGGGAGCGGTACACCGTGAACTGCCGTCCATCGTCCCCGGCGTCCGCCACCCGGATACCGAGCACCTCCTTCCCGGAGGTGTCCGGCCCGGGCGGCGGGGCCCGCCGGACCGGGCCCGAGCGGCATGTCGCCGGAGTGCGGGGCACGCTTCCGACTGGGACGATCGCGGCATGATCGTTCGGCTCCGGTCACTTCTCACGCAGTGGACCGCCGTGGTGCCCGTCGCCGCGGTGGTGTTGCTGGCCCTCACATGGGGCCGCGACCTGCCCGCCGCGGTCGTGGCGCTGGTGACGCTGGTCCTCGCCGGCGCCGTGCTCGCCGCGGTGCACCACGCAGAGGTGGTCGCGCACCGGGTGGGGGAACCCTTCGGATCCCTCGTCCTCGCCGTCGCGGTCACGATCATCGAAGTCGCCCTGATCGTGACCCTGATGGCGGACGGCGGGGACAAGAGCTCGACACTGGCCCGCGACACGGTGTTCGCCGCCGTGATGATCACGTGCAACGGCATCGTCGGCGTGTGCCTGCTCGTCGCCTCACTCCGTCACGGACTGGCCGTGTTCAACGCGGAGGGCACTGGAGCCGCCCTCGCGACCGTCGCCACGCTGGCCACGCTCAGCCTGGTCTTCCCGACCTTCACCACCAGCAAGCACGGGCCCGAGTTCTCCACGGCACAACTCACCTTCGCCGCGGTCGCCTCCCTGGTCCTGTACGGCCTGTTCGTGGCCACCCAGACCGTCCGGCACCGCGACTACTTCCTGCCGATCACCCGGCAGGGCCAGGTCATCGACGCGGACGACCATGCCGACGCCCCCACCGCCCGTATGACCCGCATCAGCCTGGGGCTCCTCGGCCTCGCCCTCGTCGGCGTGGTCGGCCTCGCCAAGGGCGTGTCGCCGACCATCGAGTCCGGGGTCGAGGCGGCCGGCATGCCGCACTCCGTGGTCGGTGTGATCATCGCGCTGCTCGTGCTGCTCCCCGAGACGATCGCCGCCCTGCGGGCCGCCCGCCGGGACCGGGTGCAGACGAGCCTCAACCTCGCCCTCGGCTCGGCCATGGCCAGCATCGGCCTGACCATCCCGGCCGTCGCCCTCGCGTCCGTCTGGCTCTCGGGACCGCTCGTCCTCGGGCTCGGCCCCACCGAGATGGTGCTGCTGACGCTGACGGTGGTGGTGAGTTCCCTGACCGTCGTCCCTGGACGGGCCACCCCACTCCAGGGCGGCGTCCATCTCGTGATCTTCGCCGCCTATCTGGAACTCGCCATCAACCCCTGATGCCCCTGACCGGCCTTCACTCGGCCGCGCGTACGACGCGCAGACGGGGCACCGGCCGGGTCTCCGGCAGGAGGGCGAAACAGCCGAGGCTCAGCAGCGCGACCGCCGTCAGATAGCCGGCCACCCCCCACGGAACGCGCTCCCCGCTCGCCACCGCCGTCGCCACGACCGGAGTGAGCGCGCCCCCGAGGACGCCCCCCAGGTTGTAGCCGACGGCCGCGCCCGTGCAGCGCACCCGGGGCTCGTACAGCTCCGGGAGGTACGCGGCGATCACCGCGAACACCGCGACGAACGCCAGGAGCGCCACCAGGAATCCGATGAACATCAGCAGGGGCTCGCCCGTCGACAGCAGCCCGATCATCGGGAACATCCACACAGCGGCGCCCGCGCAGCCCGCCAGGCACAGCGGCCGCCGACCGTAGCGGTCGCCCAGCAGGGCCACCAGGGGCGTCAGCGATCCCTGCACCACCACGGCGGCCATGACACACGTGAGCATGACCGTCCGGCTCACCCCGAGCCGGTCGACGCCGTACGCGAGTGCCCAGGTCGTCACGGTGTAGAACACGGCGTACCCGACCGCGAGACCGCCGGCCGTGAGCAGGACGAGCCGCCAGTGGTCGCGCACCACCTCGACGAGCGGCACGCGCGCGTGGTCCCCCACCTCCAGGAACCGCGGGCTCTCCGTGAGCGAGGAACGCAGCCACAGCCCGGCGAGGGCGAGGACCCCGGCGGCCCAGAACGGCACCCGCCAGCCCCAGGCCGCGAACTGCGCGTCGGAGAGCGTCGCGGACAGCAGCAGCATCACCCCGTTGGCGAGCAGGAACCCGACCGACGGACCGATCTGCGGGAAGCTCGACCACAGTCCGCGCCGCTCCGCCGGTGCGTGTTCGGCCGTCAGCAGCACGGCCCCGCCCCACTCCCCGCCGAGCCCGAGTCCCTGGAGGAACCGCAGCACCAGCAGCAGAACCGGGGCCGCCACCCCGATCCGGTCGTACGCCGGGACGCAACCGACCGCGACGGTCGCCGCGCCGGTCAGCAGCAGGGAGGCGACCAGCACGGGCCGCCGCCCGCGCCGGTCCCCGATGTGCCCGAAGAGCATGGAGCCCAGGGGCCGGGAGACGAACCCGACGGCGAACGTCCCGAAGGCCGCCAACGTCCCCGCCAGGGGCGAGAACGTCGGGAAGAACAGCGGCCCGAGCACCAGCGCGGCGGCGGTCCCGTAGACGAAGAAGTCGTAGAACTCGACGGCGGTCCCGGCGAGCGAGGCGGCCGCGAGCCGCAGCATGGAGGGAGCCCTTACGGAGCGTACGTCGTGCATGCCGCCTCAACTACCCACAGTGACGGCGGGTTACGGGGGCGTGCGGGAGTGCGGCGCGGGTCAGTAGGTGACCGTGATGCGCCGGGCGGGACCGTCGACGCGGACCGTCCCGCCGTACGGGATGACGAGCTGCGGATCGGTGTGTCCGAGGTCCACGTCGAACACGACCATCATGTCCGGGGCGTAGCGGTCGACCGCGCGGCGGACCGCTTCCCGCTGGTCGCGGACGTAGCGGGCCCGGTCCGCGGGGGCGAGCGGCCGGTCGAACGACCAGGCCTTCGGCCGGCCCATGAGCAGGGCCGGGAAGCGCCCCAGCAGGCCTCGTTCGCCCATACCGCGCAGGATCCAGTACACGTCGTCGGCGCGGGGCATGTCCTCCGAAGTCTCCAGGAACAGCACATGACCGTCGTACACGGAGAGGTCGTGGGGGATCTCGCGGTCGGCCATCAGCAGCCACGACAGGATCTCCAGGTTGCCGCCCCAGGAGCGGCCCTCGACCACCCGGTCCGGGCGCACCCACGTCCAGCCCGCGCCCGGCTCCGTGCGCGGCTCGCGGGCGAAGGTCTCCGGGTCGTCCCAGGGCAGGTCGACCTCCCGGAACCGCTCCGCGGGCCCCAGCTCGTAGGGCCCGGAGGTGAACAGGGCGGCCCGCACGGACTCGGCGGTCAGCGGGTCCATGGCGCCGGGTCGGCCGAACTCGCACATCACCGTGGCCCCGTGGTACCCGACGATTCCGGCGTTCCACAGGAAGGCGAGGACGTTGGTGTTGTCGCTGAAGCCGAAGAACGGCTTGGGGTTCGCCCGGATCAACTCCCGGTCCAGCAGCGGCAGCACGGTGATCTGGTCGTCGCCCCCGATGGACGCGACGACCGCCTTGACCGTCGGGTCGGCGAACGCCGCGTGGAGGTCGTCGGCCCGTTCCCGCGCCGAGGAGCCCATCGTCCGGGTCGTCGGATACTCGACGGGTTCCAGCCCGAACGTCCCGCGCAGTCGCTCCAGGCCCAGTTCGTACGGCAAGGGGAGCAGCCCCGGCAGGCCGCTGGACGGGGAGAGCACGGCGATGCGGTCGCCGGGCACGGGCTTGGGCGGGTACACGGGCCTGAACATGGCGCGAGGATACGAGCGGTCACCCGTCGGGTGCATCGTGATAAACCGGGTGCGAGCAGCGGTCCTCGACGGGCCGGCCGACCCGAAGGACCGGAGGAACCGTGCCCCGCACCCTCGCCAACGCCCCGATCATGATCCTCAACGGGCCCAACCTGAACCTGCTCGGGCAGCGCCAGCCGGAGATCTACGGCCGTGACACGCTCGCGGACGTGGAGGCGCTGTGCGCCAAGGCGGCGTCGGCGCACGGGGGCACGATCGACTTCCGGCAGTCCAACCACGAGGGCGAGCTGGTGGACTGGATCCACGAGGCCCGTCTGCACCACGCGGGGATCGTGATCAACCCGGCCGCCTACTCGCACACCTCCGTCGCCCTCCTGGACGCGCTCAACACCTGCGACGGGCTGCCCGTGGTCGAGGTCCACATCTCCAACATCCACCAGCGCGAGGAGTTCCGGCACCACTCGTACGTCTCGCTGCGGGCCGACGGGGTCATCGCGGGCTGCGGCGTGCAGGGGTACGCGTTCGCCGTGGAGCGGGTGGCGGCACTGGCCGGTGCCGGGCTGGCCGCCACCTGAGCCTCACAGCCGCCCGGCGTCCACGATCCTCTTGAGGAAACGCCGGGTGCGCTCCTCACGGGGGTCGCCGAAGACCTCCTCGGGCGTGCCGCGTTCCAGGATCACCCCGCCGTCCAGGAAGCACACCTGGTCCGCGACCTCCCGCGCGAAGCCCATCTCGTGCGTGGCGAGGACCATGGTCATGCCGTCCTCCTTGAGGTCCCGGACGACGCCCAGGACCTCGCCGACGAGTTCGGGGTCGAGAGCGGCGGTGATCTCGTCGAGGAGCAGCAGCCTCGGGCGTACGGCCAACGCGCGGACGATCGCCGCCCGTTGCTGCTGACCGCCGCTCAGCCGGTCCGGGTACTCGCCCGCCTTGGCGCCGAGCCCGAGCCGTTCGAGCAGCTCACGCGCGTGTGCCTCCGCCTCCGCGCGCCCCGTGCCGTGCACCCGGCGCGGGGCGAGGGTGACGTTCTCCAGGACGGTCATGTGCGGAAAGAGGTTGTACGCCTGGAAGACCACGCCGATCCGCCGCCGCACCGCGTCCTGGTCGGCGCGCGGGTCGGTGATCTCCTCGCCGTCCAGCCAGATCGCCCCGTCGTCGACCTCCTCCAGGAGGTTGGCGCAGCGCAGCAGGGTGGACTTGCCGGACCCGGAGGCGCCGATGAGCGTGGTCACGGTGTGCGGGGCGACCTCCAGATCGACGTCCCGCAGGACGACCGTGCCGCCGAACGTCTTGCGCACGGACTCCATGCGCAGCATCGGGCCGCCGGGGGCGGATGCCGTGCTCATACGGTGCCTCCCTGGCCGCGGCGCCGGTCCATGCGCGCGGTGACCCAGTCGGTGAAGCGCGTCATGGGGATGGTCAGGGCCACGAAGAGGAGCGCGGCGACGATGTACGCCGTGTAGTTGAGGCTCCGGCCCACGATGATGTCCGCCGAGCGCATCGCCTCGACCGCGCCGCCGATGGAGACGAGGCTGGTGTCCTTCTGCAGGGACACCATGTCGTTGAGGAGCGGCGGGACCTGGCGGCGTACGGCCTGCGGCAGCACGACATGGCGCAGGGTCTGCCGGTTCGTCAGGCCCAGCGAGCGTGCGGCGGCCCGTTGCGAGGGGTGCACGGACTCGATGCCCGCACGGACGACCTCGGCGACGTACGCGGCGTACGTCAGCACCAGGCCCGCACCGCCGAGCAGGACCGGGTCGTCGGTGACCCCCTGCAACTGCAGGGCGGGGACACCGAACACGACGATCGACAGGCAGATGATCAGCGGCAGGCCGCGGAAGAAGTCGGTGTAGGCGGTGGCGAGGGCGCGCACCGGCCAGTACATCGGGCCTCGCAGGGTGCGTGCCACGGCTATGAGGGTGCCCAGCACCAGCACCAGCGCGCCGCACACGACGAACAGCCGGAGGTTCAGCCACAGGCCTTCCAGGAT
The window above is part of the Streptomyces sp. NBC_01428 genome. Proteins encoded here:
- a CDS encoding TerD family protein, with amino-acid sequence MTAELVRGQNHPLSQVRLEVRVSAGKPVVAGATLSDEQGRVRGVEWVAHPGAPTLPGLEVSQQAAADHRLAFDLDALPPAVHRVSVLLALPTATGGPVRFGAVAAPFVAVTGLDGAEIASFTLTGLDAESAVVALELYRRQDAWKVRAVGQGYAGGLAELLGDQGLPEARQLAGTINEAVAQGVARSVAAPPPRTPDGDRSRQAATSAPSPDQPRTGPGAQGAPGGTTSPQSPYDLAGPGSATPAPTGYPGGSAQPDPSAVTQPSSPAGGPIDYSHPGRRTSAPPPPPPTAPPAEPGRPAQPVAGDATGWSMDERLYNQVWGMFEDLARAVAAYRSAVDFADSRMEKELDHALSDPRSRIGGQGDAAREAARAKHADLVDQARVALDRDLAQLTAEAEVVEPALPTAYASWDNPVWHGYRPPMEIPMAVRLGDLSLPESGTLSIPMLMRLPLERGLWIDSGRAALDGTLADSDQLRRLAMDTAVAHAARLLAVYPASEFTVHVIDAAGAGASSLAPLVRSGVLAGPPAVGAAGVTDVLARLTQRVDLVQMALRGGAADSLPPGLDTAEQLLIVNDFPHGFDDRAVTQLRYLADEGPSVGVHLMMVADREDAAAYGPLLDPLWRALLRITPVPDDHLADPWVGHAWTFEPSLMPAGSQVLERVLAQVASARRPWDR
- a CDS encoding TerC/Alx family metal homeostasis membrane protein, yielding MNVSLTLWVLTIVGLAALIAVDFFIGRKPHDVSIKEAGIWTVVWIALAGLFGLGLLLFSGGQPAGEFFAGFITEKSLSVDNLFVFVLIMAKFAVPSKYQQRVLLVGVLIALVLRTIFIAAGAAIIANFAWVFYIFGAFLIYTAWKLIQEARADEEDEEFEENKLLKAAERRFGVADRYHGTKLWIRENGKRVMTPMLVVMLAIGTTDVLFALDSIPAIFGLTQDPYIVFTANAFALMGLRQLYFLIGGLLKKLVHLSYGLSVILGFIGIKLVLHALHESGVHVPEISIPVSLGVICAVLVVTTITSLIATKKQAREEAEQTEKDSIDV
- a CDS encoding calcium:proton antiporter; amino-acid sequence: MIVRLRSLLTQWTAVVPVAAVVLLALTWGRDLPAAVVALVTLVLAGAVLAAVHHAEVVAHRVGEPFGSLVLAVAVTIIEVALIVTLMADGGDKSSTLARDTVFAAVMITCNGIVGVCLLVASLRHGLAVFNAEGTGAALATVATLATLSLVFPTFTTSKHGPEFSTAQLTFAAVASLVLYGLFVATQTVRHRDYFLPITRQGQVIDADDHADAPTARMTRISLGLLGLALVGVVGLAKGVSPTIESGVEAAGMPHSVVGVIIALLVLLPETIAALRAARRDRVQTSLNLALGSAMASIGLTIPAVALASVWLSGPLVLGLGPTEMVLLTLTVVVSSLTVVPGRATPLQGGVHLVIFAAYLELAINP
- a CDS encoding MFS transporter, coding for MHDVRSVRAPSMLRLAAASLAGTAVEFYDFFVYGTAAALVLGPLFFPTFSPLAGTLAAFGTFAVGFVSRPLGSMLFGHIGDRRGRRPVLVASLLLTGAATVAVGCVPAYDRIGVAAPVLLLVLRFLQGLGLGGEWGGAVLLTAEHAPAERRGLWSSFPQIGPSVGFLLANGVMLLLSATLSDAQFAAWGWRVPFWAAGVLALAGLWLRSSLTESPRFLEVGDHARVPLVEVVRDHWRLVLLTAGGLAVGYAVFYTVTTWALAYGVDRLGVSRTVMLTCVMAAVVVQGSLTPLVALLGDRYGRRPLCLAGCAGAAVWMFPMIGLLSTGEPLLMFIGFLVALLAFVAVFAVIAAYLPELYEPRVRCTGAAVGYNLGGVLGGALTPVVATAVASGERVPWGVAGYLTAVALLSLGCFALLPETRPVPRLRVVRAAE
- a CDS encoding S66 family peptidase, with product MFRPVYPPKPVPGDRIAVLSPSSGLPGLLPLPYELGLERLRGTFGLEPVEYPTTRTMGSSARERADDLHAAFADPTVKAVVASIGGDDQITVLPLLDRELIRANPKPFFGFSDNTNVLAFLWNAGIVGYHGATVMCEFGRPGAMDPLTAESVRAALFTSGPYELGPAERFREVDLPWDDPETFAREPRTEPGAGWTWVRPDRVVEGRSWGGNLEILSWLLMADREIPHDLSVYDGHVLFLETSEDMPRADDVYWILRGMGERGLLGRFPALLMGRPKAWSFDRPLAPADRARYVRDQREAVRRAVDRYAPDMMVVFDVDLGHTDPQLVIPYGGTVRVDGPARRITVTY
- the aroQ gene encoding type II 3-dehydroquinate dehydratase; translated protein: MPRTLANAPIMILNGPNLNLLGQRQPEIYGRDTLADVEALCAKAASAHGGTIDFRQSNHEGELVDWIHEARLHHAGIVINPAAYSHTSVALLDALNTCDGLPVVEVHISNIHQREEFRHHSYVSLRADGVIAGCGVQGYAFAVERVAALAGAGLAAT
- a CDS encoding amino acid ABC transporter ATP-binding protein, with product MSTASAPGGPMLRMESVRKTFGGTVVLRDVDLEVAPHTVTTLIGASGSGKSTLLRCANLLEEVDDGAIWLDGEEITDPRADQDAVRRRIGVVFQAYNLFPHMTVLENVTLAPRRVHGTGRAEAEAHARELLERLGLGAKAGEYPDRLSGGQQQRAAIVRALAVRPRLLLLDEITAALDPELVGEVLGVVRDLKEDGMTMVLATHEMGFAREVADQVCFLDGGVILERGTPEEVFGDPREERTRRFLKRIVDAGRL
- a CDS encoding amino acid ABC transporter permease, which translates into the protein MTAVKEESGGDAAEGDMPGGADPYVPSPRRIERERHRRARARRSAAVAALSTLVVAVVLYLVVVGAPGWPRTKETFFDASFAREAFPKILEGLWLNLRLFVVCGALVLVLGTLIAVARTLRGPMYWPVRALATAYTDFFRGLPLIICLSIVVFGVPALQLQGVTDDPVLLGGAGLVLTYAAYVAEVVRAGIESVHPSQRAAARSLGLTNRQTLRHVVLPQAVRRQVPPLLNDMVSLQKDTSLVSIGGAVEAMRSADIIVGRSLNYTAYIVAALLFVALTIPMTRFTDWVTARMDRRRGQGGTV